One segment of Streptomyces bathyalis DNA contains the following:
- a CDS encoding tetratricopeptide repeat protein — MTSVARAGTAERTVEDEALVTADLLRESAAYGIAVELYQWVLSRTESAQARFGLGQSLGKSGDHGGALQHLERAFALEPDRELGAGYLAYVLERRGRLREAGEWYERALAGPEADDLWIRSHHAWYLEKCGRTEEARAAYEDVLARNPQHTWTVKRYALMRRGLGDGEGARALLQDAVERAPGNKFAEANLLEYLLLTRSPDYPSLRASLATEGTPAWFAFLLELFDFCRDSLLPGHPDAERLDRVRSAADALPATLHRDFDDLTALLEECGADTEAWRDLLRRLVK, encoded by the coding sequence ATGACGAGCGTCGCCCGGGCCGGCACCGCGGAACGGACGGTGGAGGACGAAGCGCTCGTCACGGCTGATCTGCTGAGGGAGTCCGCGGCATACGGCATCGCCGTCGAGCTCTACCAGTGGGTGCTGTCCCGTACGGAGTCCGCGCAGGCCCGCTTCGGGCTCGGGCAGAGCCTGGGGAAGTCCGGCGACCACGGCGGTGCGCTGCAACACCTGGAGCGGGCCTTCGCGTTGGAGCCGGACCGTGAGCTGGGAGCGGGCTATCTCGCCTACGTGCTGGAACGCCGCGGCCGGCTGCGGGAGGCCGGCGAGTGGTACGAGCGCGCGCTCGCGGGTCCCGAGGCGGACGACCTGTGGATCCGGTCCCACCACGCCTGGTACTTGGAGAAGTGCGGCCGCACCGAGGAGGCGCGGGCCGCGTACGAGGACGTGCTCGCACGCAATCCGCAGCACACATGGACGGTCAAGCGCTATGCGCTGATGAGGCGCGGCCTCGGGGACGGGGAGGGCGCGCGTGCGTTGCTCCAGGACGCCGTCGAGCGGGCTCCGGGCAACAAGTTCGCCGAGGCGAACCTCCTCGAATACCTGCTGCTCACCCGCAGCCCGGACTACCCGTCGCTGCGGGCCTCCCTGGCGACCGAGGGCACCCCCGCCTGGTTTGCGTTCCTGCTGGAGCTCTTCGACTTCTGCCGGGACAGCCTGCTGCCCGGCCACCCCGACGCGGAGCGGCTGGATCGTGTGCGGTCGGCGGCGGACGCCCTCCCCGCCACGCTGCACAGGGATTTCGACGACCTCACCGCTCTGCTGGAGGAGTGCGGCGCCGACACCGAGGCATGGCGGGACCTGCTGCGGCGGCTGGTGAAGTAA
- a CDS encoding protealysin inhibitor emfourin has protein sequence MRITVTRTGGFGGLTRRATLTTDGRPDAADLEALARSAHSEGGSQRPLGVPDGFQYEIETDDGTSYGADPRLTEAQSKLIKRVFQDGS, from the coding sequence ATGCGTATCACCGTCACCCGAACCGGCGGCTTCGGCGGCCTCACCCGCCGGGCGACACTCACCACGGACGGCAGACCGGACGCCGCCGATCTGGAGGCCCTGGCGAGAAGCGCCCACTCCGAGGGCGGCTCCCAGCGCCCCCTGGGCGTTCCGGACGGATTCCAGTACGAGATCGAGACGGACGACGGCACCTCGTACGGCGCCGACCCCCGCCTCACGGAGGCCCAGTCGAAGCTCATCAAGAGGGTGTTCCAGGACGGGAGTTGA
- a CDS encoding M4 family metallopeptidase, whose amino-acid sequence MNAHSEHTSQSHRVNPVFCGIVPPHLLDHLSRSGDPTLYEPARRTLEHDALQRTRRRITTVRMTAGTGPGPAGDASAEKKPNRTISDAEHGEQLPGTTVRSEGEEPVEDASVNRAYAGLGATFELYLSVFSRYSIDGAGMPLDATVHYGRNYGNAFWDGERMVFGDGDGEIFRDFTLPVDVIGHELTHGVTQHTANLAYFGQSGALNESLSDVFGSLIKQYGLGQTAEAADWLIGDNLFTDRVEGTALRSMKAPGTAYDDDVLGKDPQPAKMEDYVHTGSDNGGVHINSGIPNHAFYQLATELGGHAWERAGQIWYDTLTSGGLSPDAEFADFAGATVTAASDRYGEGSPEREAVLKSWSLVGVTPADAANATEAEVA is encoded by the coding sequence ATGAACGCACACTCGGAGCACACGAGTCAGTCACACCGCGTGAACCCCGTCTTCTGCGGCATCGTCCCGCCGCACCTCCTGGACCATCTCTCCCGCTCCGGCGATCCCACCCTGTACGAACCGGCGCGCCGCACCCTGGAGCACGACGCGCTCCAGCGGACCCGCCGCCGCATCACCACCGTCCGCATGACGGCGGGCACGGGCCCGGGACCGGCCGGCGACGCGAGCGCGGAGAAGAAACCGAATCGCACCATCAGCGACGCGGAGCACGGCGAACAGCTGCCGGGCACGACCGTGCGGTCCGAGGGCGAGGAGCCCGTCGAGGACGCCAGCGTGAACCGCGCGTACGCGGGCCTGGGCGCCACGTTCGAGCTCTACCTCAGCGTCTTCTCCCGCTATTCGATCGACGGCGCGGGCATGCCCCTCGACGCCACCGTCCACTACGGCCGCAACTACGGCAACGCGTTCTGGGACGGCGAACGCATGGTCTTCGGGGACGGAGACGGCGAGATCTTCCGCGACTTCACGCTGCCGGTCGACGTCATCGGTCACGAGCTGACCCACGGCGTCACTCAACACACCGCGAATCTCGCGTACTTCGGGCAGTCGGGGGCGCTCAACGAGTCGCTGTCGGACGTCTTCGGCTCCCTCATCAAGCAGTACGGGCTCGGCCAGACCGCCGAGGCCGCCGACTGGCTGATCGGTGACAACCTCTTCACCGACCGGGTCGAGGGCACGGCTCTGCGCTCGATGAAGGCGCCCGGCACGGCGTACGACGACGACGTCCTCGGCAAGGACCCGCAGCCGGCGAAGATGGAGGACTACGTGCACACGGGCTCCGACAACGGCGGCGTGCACATCAACTCGGGCATCCCCAACCACGCCTTCTACCAGCTGGCGACGGAGCTGGGCGGTCACGCGTGGGAGCGCGCGGGACAGATCTGGTACGACACCCTCACCTCCGGCGGCCTCTCGCCGGACGCGGAGTTCGCGGACTTCGCGGGCGCCACCGTCACCGCCGCTTCGGACCGTTACGGGGAGGGCAGCCCGGAGCGAGAAGCGGTGCTCAAGTCGTGGTCCCTGGTGGGCGTCACCCCGGCCGACGCCGCGAACGCCACAGAAGCGGAAGTGGCGTAG
- the leuA gene encoding 2-isopropylmalate synthase produces the protein MTSSASLGASTPITAATVRQKPSGMPVHKYGPYEAVDIPDRTWPDNRITKAPRWLSTDLRDGNQALIDPMSPARKRAMFDLLVSMGYKEIEVGFPASGQTDFDFVRSIIEEDAIPEDVTISVLTQAREELIERTVESLKGARNATVHLYNATAPVFREVVFRGTREQVRQIAVDGTRLVTEYAEKLLDARTVFGYQYSPEIFTDTELDFALEVCESVMDVWQPEDGREIILNLPATVERSTPSTHADRFEWMSRNLSRREHVCLSVHPHNDRGTAVAAAELAIMAGADRIEGCLFGQGERTGNVDLVTLGMNLFSQGVDPQIDFSQIDEVKRTAEYCNQMEVHSRHPYVGDLVYTSFSGSHQDAIKKGFEAMDLRAEREGKSVDELEWAVPYLPIDPKDVGRSYEAVIRVNSQSGKGGIAYVLKGGHNLDLPRRMQVEFSKIIQERTDSEGGEVTPADIWEIFQHEYLPTPENAWGRIALRTGQTTTTVDGQDAVTVEAVIDGEETELAGSGNGPLAAFFNALQAIDVDVRLLDYVEHTMSEGAGAEAAAYIECAIDGKVLWGVGIDANIVRASIKAVVSAVNRASR, from the coding sequence ATGACTTCCTCAGCTTCCCTCGGCGCATCCACGCCCATCACCGCGGCGACCGTACGGCAGAAGCCGTCCGGAATGCCTGTGCACAAGTACGGCCCGTACGAGGCCGTGGACATTCCGGACCGCACGTGGCCGGACAACCGGATCACCAAGGCCCCGCGCTGGCTGTCGACCGATCTGCGGGACGGCAATCAGGCGCTGATCGACCCCATGTCGCCCGCCCGCAAGCGGGCGATGTTCGATCTGCTGGTGTCGATGGGCTACAAGGAGATCGAGGTCGGCTTCCCGGCCTCGGGCCAGACCGATTTCGACTTCGTGCGCTCCATCATCGAGGAGGACGCGATCCCGGAGGATGTGACGATCTCCGTCCTCACCCAGGCCCGCGAGGAGCTGATCGAGCGGACGGTGGAGTCGCTGAAGGGCGCCCGCAACGCGACCGTCCACCTCTACAACGCGACGGCGCCGGTCTTCCGTGAGGTGGTCTTCCGTGGCACGCGGGAGCAGGTGCGGCAGATCGCGGTGGACGGCACGCGGCTGGTGACGGAGTACGCGGAGAAGCTGCTGGATGCCCGCACGGTCTTCGGGTACCAGTACAGCCCGGAGATCTTCACCGACACGGAGCTGGACTTCGCGCTGGAGGTCTGCGAGAGCGTCATGGACGTGTGGCAGCCCGAGGACGGCCGCGAGATCATCCTGAATCTGCCGGCGACGGTGGAGCGTTCGACGCCCTCCACGCATGCGGACCGGTTCGAGTGGATGTCCCGCAACCTCTCGCGGCGCGAGCACGTATGCCTGTCCGTACACCCGCACAACGATCGTGGGACGGCGGTGGCGGCCGCGGAGTTGGCGATCATGGCGGGTGCGGACCGTATCGAGGGCTGTCTGTTCGGGCAGGGCGAGCGCACCGGCAACGTCGACCTGGTGACCCTGGGGATGAATCTCTTCTCCCAGGGTGTGGATCCGCAGATCGACTTCTCGCAGATCGACGAGGTCAAGCGCACGGCGGAGTACTGCAACCAGATGGAGGTCCACTCCCGGCATCCGTATGTGGGTGACCTCGTCTACACCTCCTTCTCCGGCTCCCATCAGGACGCCATCAAGAAGGGCTTCGAGGCCATGGACCTCCGCGCCGAGCGTGAGGGCAAGAGCGTGGACGAGCTGGAGTGGGCCGTGCCGTATCTGCCCATCGACCCCAAGGACGTCGGCCGTTCCTACGAGGCCGTCATCCGCGTCAACTCCCAGTCCGGCAAGGGCGGCATCGCCTACGTGCTGAAGGGCGGGCACAACCTGGACCTGCCGCGGCGGATGCAGGTCGAGTTCTCGAAGATCATCCAGGAGCGCACGGACAGCGAGGGCGGTGAGGTCACCCCGGCCGACATCTGGGAGATCTTCCAGCACGAGTACCTGCCCACCCCCGAGAACGCCTGGGGACGCATCGCGCTGCGCACCGGCCAGACGACGACCACGGTGGACGGACAGGACGCGGTCACCGTCGAGGCCGTCATCGACGGCGAGGAGACCGAGCTCGCGGGCAGCGGCAACGGTCCCCTGGCGGCCTTCTTCAACGCCCTGCAGGCCATCGACGTCGACGTGCGGCTCCTGGACTACGTCGAGCACACCATGAGCGAAGGCGCTGGAGCCGAGGCGGCCGCGTACATCGAGTGCGCCATCGACGGGAAGGTGCTGTGGGGCGTGGGCATCGACGCCAACATCGTCCGCGCGTCGATCAAGGCCGTCGTCTCGGCGGTCAACCGCGCCTCACGCTGA
- a CDS encoding TerB family tellurite resistance protein, whose product MGDARRSRDQQGQRPSLRLAGVRTSWHTVDDGDFFCPGCGGDRSYRRRAGKRRFVLLGVPLLSRGQVAPVLECAACHGHFGTESLDHPTTNRLALLLRDAVHAIALTVLTAGGRENRAAREAAVHSVRSAGYTGCTEEQLLTLLAAVSAERDSADSVSAEIELHEALAPLAPHLAPSGRESLLLHGARIALADGPYCSAEREALAAVGRSLRIDEDDVDRLLARARTPS is encoded by the coding sequence GTGGGCGACGCAAGACGTTCCCGTGACCAGCAAGGACAGCGTCCAAGTCTGCGCCTGGCAGGTGTTCGCACCAGCTGGCACACCGTGGACGACGGGGACTTCTTCTGTCCCGGCTGCGGCGGCGACCGCAGCTACCGCCGACGTGCGGGCAAGCGCCGTTTCGTACTGCTCGGTGTGCCGCTGCTCTCCCGCGGCCAGGTCGCCCCGGTCCTCGAATGCGCCGCCTGCCACGGGCACTTCGGCACGGAGTCCCTCGACCACCCCACCACCAACCGCCTCGCCCTGCTGCTGCGCGACGCCGTCCACGCCATCGCGCTCACCGTGCTCACCGCGGGCGGCCGCGAGAACCGTGCCGCCCGCGAGGCCGCCGTGCACTCCGTGCGCAGCGCGGGCTACACCGGCTGCACCGAGGAGCAGCTGCTGACGCTGCTGGCCGCCGTCTCCGCCGAGCGGGACTCCGCGGACAGCGTCTCCGCGGAGATCGAACTGCACGAAGCGCTGGCCCCGCTCGCGCCCCACCTCGCTCCTTCGGGCCGCGAGTCCCTGCTGCTGCACGGAGCGCGCATCGCACTGGCCGACGGCCCGTACTGCTCGGCGGAGCGTGAGGCGCTCGCGGCGGTGGGCAGGTCGCTGCGGATCGACGAGGACGACGTCGACCGCCTGCTCGCCCGCGCCCGCACGCCGTCCTGA
- a CDS encoding helix-turn-helix transcriptional regulator has product MVARQEVSAWRPRIPGVVEVFHAHFTEHAYPMHVHDVWTLLIVDDGAVRYDLNRREHGTPHDTVSLLPPQVPHNGSSATSQGFRKRVLYLDLSQLDESFIGPAVDGPDMVDDMLRRRIGQLHSALSRRGDELEAESRLALIGERLRSHLRPRILPHAPKSNRGLAHSLRELLDERSLHGVSLDEAAALVHAHPTHLVRAFTAAFGIAPHQYLMARRVDRARQLLLDGRPPAEVASAAGFYDQSHLTRHFKRLVGTTPGRYAGRVPASGRLSEVKPPTTSEEVRLAP; this is encoded by the coding sequence ATGGTGGCACGGCAAGAGGTTTCCGCGTGGCGCCCGCGGATCCCGGGTGTCGTGGAAGTCTTCCACGCCCACTTCACCGAGCACGCGTACCCGATGCACGTCCACGACGTGTGGACGTTGCTGATCGTCGACGACGGTGCGGTCCGCTACGACCTGAACCGCCGCGAGCACGGCACCCCCCACGACACGGTGTCCTTGCTTCCCCCGCAGGTACCGCACAACGGCTCATCGGCCACCTCACAGGGCTTCCGCAAGCGGGTTCTCTACCTGGACCTGTCCCAGCTGGACGAGAGCTTCATCGGCCCGGCGGTGGACGGCCCCGACATGGTCGACGACATGCTGCGCCGACGCATCGGACAGCTGCACTCAGCCCTGTCACGCCGGGGCGACGAGCTGGAAGCGGAGAGCCGTCTCGCGCTGATCGGCGAACGGCTGCGCAGCCACCTGAGGCCGCGGATCCTCCCCCATGCACCGAAATCAAATCGCGGCCTGGCCCACAGCCTGCGGGAGCTCCTCGACGAACGATCGCTCCACGGCGTGAGCCTGGACGAGGCCGCGGCACTGGTGCACGCCCACCCCACGCATCTGGTGCGGGCGTTCACCGCCGCCTTCGGCATCGCCCCGCACCAGTACCTCATGGCCCGCCGGGTCGACCGCGCCCGACAGCTGCTCCTCGACGGCCGGCCTCCCGCCGAGGTGGCGTCCGCAGCCGGCTTCTACGACCAGTCGCACCTGACCCGGCACTTCAAACGGCTCGTGGGCACCACTCCGGGGCGCTACGCGGGCAGGGTCCCTGCTTCGGGACGGCTGTCCGAGGTGAAGCCCCCGACCACGTCCGAAGAGGTCCGCCTCGCCCCCTGA
- a CDS encoding DUF2000 domain-containing protein, whose amino-acid sequence MTTEKTPVRFDTKIAVLLREDLEPWQRLNVTAFLVSGLGSELPEVIGESYADADGTDYLPMFRQPVLVFEGTKETLTAAHTRALSRSLPRSVFTSDLFATANDRDNRASVRAVPKDQLDLVGLAVYGPRNGVDKVLKGARMHP is encoded by the coding sequence ATGACGACCGAGAAGACTCCCGTACGCTTCGACACCAAGATCGCCGTTCTGCTGCGCGAGGACCTGGAGCCCTGGCAGCGGCTGAACGTGACCGCGTTCCTGGTCAGCGGCCTTGGCTCGGAGCTGCCTGAAGTGATCGGCGAGAGCTACGCCGATGCCGACGGCACCGACTACCTGCCCATGTTCCGCCAGCCCGTCCTGGTCTTCGAGGGGACGAAGGAGACGCTGACCGCCGCGCACACCCGCGCCTTGTCCCGTTCGCTTCCCCGGTCGGTGTTCACCTCCGACCTCTTCGCCACAGCCAACGACCGGGACAACCGCGCGTCGGTACGGGCCGTGCCGAAGGACCAGTTGGATCTCGTGGGTCTCGCCGTGTACGGACCGCGCAACGGGGTCGACAAGGTGCTCAAGGGCGCTCGCATGCATCCCTGA
- the recO gene encoding DNA repair protein RecO, which produces MSLFRDDGIVLRTQKLGEADRIITLLTRGHGRVRAVARGVRRTKSKFGARLEPFSHVDVQFFARGSELIGRGLPLCTQTETIAPYGQTIVSDYARYTAGTAMLETAERFTDHEGEPNVQQYLLLVGGLRTLAAGDHTPGLVLDAFLLRSLAMGGYAPSFDDCAKCGLHGPNRFFSVASGGVVCGDCRVPGSVVPSPETLRLLGALLTGDWETADACEARHAREGTGLVSAYLHWHMERGLRSLRYVDRTQGGRGGPDASGARPGAEPEARQS; this is translated from the coding sequence ATGAGCCTGTTCCGCGACGACGGCATCGTGCTGCGCACCCAGAAGCTGGGTGAGGCGGACCGGATCATCACGCTGCTCACGCGCGGGCACGGCCGGGTGCGGGCCGTCGCGCGGGGGGTGCGGCGCACGAAGTCGAAGTTCGGGGCCCGGCTGGAGCCCTTCAGCCACGTCGATGTGCAGTTCTTCGCACGCGGCAGTGAACTGATCGGCCGCGGGCTGCCGTTGTGCACCCAGACGGAGACCATCGCCCCGTACGGGCAGACCATCGTCTCCGACTACGCGCGCTACACCGCCGGCACGGCCATGCTGGAGACCGCCGAGCGCTTCACCGACCACGAGGGCGAGCCCAACGTGCAGCAGTACCTGCTGCTGGTGGGCGGGCTGCGCACGCTGGCCGCCGGGGACCACACGCCCGGGCTGGTGCTGGACGCCTTCCTGCTGCGGTCGCTGGCCATGGGCGGTTACGCGCCGAGCTTCGACGACTGCGCCAAGTGCGGTCTGCACGGTCCCAACCGCTTCTTCTCCGTCGCCTCCGGCGGCGTGGTGTGCGGCGACTGCCGGGTGCCCGGCAGCGTCGTACCGTCGCCGGAGACGCTGCGGCTGCTCGGCGCGCTGCTGACCGGCGACTGGGAGACGGCCGACGCGTGCGAGGCCAGGCATGCCCGGGAGGGCACCGGGCTCGTCTCGGCCTATCTGCACTGGCACATGGAGCGCGGGCTGCGCTCACTGCGCTACGTGGACCGCACGCAGGGCGGCCGGGGCGGTCCGGACGCCTCCGGCGCGCGGCCTGGGGCGGAACCGGAGGCCCGGCAGTCCTGA
- a CDS encoding isoprenyl transferase, which translates to MARRAMLQRQRREYLTPEPHPSGERPPEIPPELVPGHVACVMDGNGRWAKQRGLPRTEGHKVGEGVVLDVLKGCLEMGVKNLSLYAFSTENWKRSPEEVRFLMNFNRDVIRRRRDEMDELGIRIRWVGRMPKLWKSVVRELQVAQEQTVDNDAMTLYFCVNYGGRAEIADAVQAVAEDVKAGKLDPSKVNEKTFAKYLYYPDMPDVDLFLRPSGEQRTSNYLIWQSAYAEMVYQDVLWPDFDRRDLWRACLEYAKRDRRFGGARDGGGKKP; encoded by the coding sequence ATGGCACGCCGCGCAATGCTGCAGAGGCAGCGTCGCGAGTACCTCACACCCGAGCCGCACCCCTCAGGCGAACGTCCGCCCGAGATCCCGCCGGAGCTCGTCCCCGGCCATGTGGCTTGCGTCATGGACGGCAACGGCCGGTGGGCGAAGCAACGGGGGTTGCCGCGCACCGAGGGGCACAAGGTCGGCGAGGGCGTCGTGCTCGACGTCCTCAAGGGCTGCCTGGAGATGGGCGTGAAGAACCTCTCCCTGTACGCCTTCTCCACGGAGAACTGGAAGCGGTCGCCCGAGGAGGTCCGCTTCCTGATGAACTTCAACCGGGACGTCATCCGCCGCCGCCGCGACGAGATGGACGAACTGGGCATCCGCATCCGCTGGGTCGGACGGATGCCGAAGCTGTGGAAGTCCGTGGTACGTGAGTTGCAGGTCGCCCAGGAACAGACCGTGGACAACGACGCGATGACGCTCTACTTCTGCGTCAACTACGGGGGCCGCGCGGAGATCGCGGACGCGGTCCAGGCCGTCGCCGAGGACGTGAAGGCGGGGAAGCTCGACCCCTCGAAGGTGAACGAGAAGACCTTCGCCAAGTACCTCTACTACCCGGACATGCCGGACGTGGACCTGTTCCTGCGCCCTTCCGGCGAGCAGCGCACGTCCAACTACCTGATCTGGCAGAGCGCTTACGCCGAGATGGTCTACCAGGACGTGCTGTGGCCGGACTTCGACCGACGCGACCTGTGGCGGGCCTGCCTCGAGTACGCCAAGCGCGACCGCCGCTTCGGCGGTGCGCGGGACGGCGGCGGGAAGAAGCCCTGA
- a CDS encoding Fur family transcriptional regulator, which produces MTTAGPPVRGRSTRQRAAVSAALAEVEEFRSAQELHDMLKHRGDSVGLTTVYRTLQSLADAGEVDVLRTDEGESVYRRCHSDDHHHHLVCRHCGKAVEVEGPAVEKWADSIAEEHGFVDVGHTVEIFGTCGDCAAGK; this is translated from the coding sequence GTGACCACCGCAGGTCCCCCTGTCCGCGGCCGGTCGACGCGGCAGAGAGCCGCCGTCTCGGCGGCACTTGCCGAGGTCGAGGAGTTCCGCAGTGCGCAGGAGCTTCACGACATGCTCAAGCACCGCGGGGACTCGGTCGGCCTGACGACGGTCTACCGCACACTGCAGTCCCTCGCCGACGCCGGCGAGGTCGACGTACTCCGCACCGACGAGGGCGAGTCGGTCTACCGACGCTGCCACAGCGACGACCACCATCACCATCTCGTGTGCCGCCACTGCGGCAAGGCCGTCGAGGTCGAGGGCCCGGCCGTGGAGAAGTGGGCCGACTCCATCGCCGAGGAGCACGGCTTCGTGGATGTCGGCCACACCGTCGAGATCTTCGGTACGTGCGGGGACTGCGCCGCCGGCAAGTGA
- a CDS encoding metal ABC transporter permease, which yields MTELLQYPFMQRALLAALLVGIAAPAVGIYLVQRRQAIMGDGIGHVALTGVALGFLLGTNPVWMAVGVASLGAVAMELIRWHGKARGDLALAMLFYGGMAGGVMIINLAPNGSNASLTTYLFGSITTVSDSDVVAIVCLSAFVLAGSLGLRRQLFAVCQDEEFARVTGLPVRLLNLLLAVTAAVTVTVAMRVVGLLLVSALMVIPVATAQQLTRGFASTLGLSVIFGVAVTLSGTSTSYYADVPPGASIVVLAIALFALVTVLAAPLAKRRAVDGGGHGRGGTGDGDDHGDKVAVAGGAPPDGSLDRSARAREGNPAPSGDGRGAEGAA from the coding sequence ATGACCGAGCTGCTGCAGTACCCGTTCATGCAGCGCGCCCTGCTCGCCGCGCTGCTGGTCGGCATCGCCGCCCCGGCCGTGGGCATCTACCTCGTGCAGCGGCGCCAGGCGATCATGGGCGACGGCATCGGCCACGTCGCGCTCACCGGCGTCGCCCTCGGTTTCCTGCTAGGCACCAATCCGGTGTGGATGGCGGTCGGCGTCGCCTCGCTCGGTGCGGTCGCGATGGAGCTGATCCGCTGGCACGGGAAGGCACGCGGGGATCTCGCGCTCGCGATGCTCTTCTACGGCGGAATGGCCGGCGGCGTCATGATCATCAACCTCGCGCCGAACGGCTCCAACGCGAGCCTCACCACTTATCTCTTCGGCTCGATCACCACCGTCTCCGACTCGGACGTCGTCGCCATCGTCTGCCTGTCGGCCTTCGTCCTGGCCGGTTCGCTGGGGCTTCGCCGTCAGCTGTTCGCCGTCTGCCAGGACGAGGAGTTCGCACGGGTCACCGGGCTGCCGGTGCGGCTGCTGAACCTCCTGCTGGCCGTGACCGCGGCGGTGACGGTCACCGTCGCGATGCGGGTGGTGGGGCTGCTGCTGGTGAGTGCGCTGATGGTGATCCCGGTCGCCACCGCACAGCAACTCACGCGGGGCTTCGCGAGCACGCTCGGGCTGTCAGTGATCTTCGGTGTGGCGGTGACGCTGTCCGGGACGAGCACCTCGTACTACGCGGACGTGCCGCCCGGCGCCAGCATCGTCGTACTGGCGATCGCGCTCTTCGCGCTGGTCACGGTGCTGGCGGCGCCGCTCGCCAAGCGCAGGGCGGTCGACGGCGGCGGGCACGGCCGCGGCGGCACCGGAGACGGCGACGACCACGGCGACAAGGTGGCGGTCGCGGGTGGCGCACCGCCGGACGGCAGCCTCGACCGGTCTGCGAGGGCCCGGGAAGGGAACCCGGCCCCCTCCGGAGACGGCAGGGGCGCCGAAGGCGCAGCGTAG
- a CDS encoding metal ABC transporter ATP-binding protein has product MAEPQPVISLRGATASLGARTVLRGLDLTVDRGEVVALLGSNGSGKSTTIRTVIGQVPLSGGELELFGTPFPRFRDWRRIGYVPQRSTAAAGVPATVREVVSSGRLARTKLRPLGRADKAAVGRALEVVGLTHRAKDSVNALSGGQHQRVLIARALAAEPDLLIMDEPIAGVDLTGQDVLADALREQVSRGTSVLLVLHELGPFAPLIDRAVLLREGRVELVANPDRLHDLACHPHDTPGAAVAAAIQTGLSVSETDPGTHV; this is encoded by the coding sequence ATGGCCGAGCCTCAGCCAGTGATATCCCTCCGGGGCGCCACCGCCTCCCTCGGGGCGCGCACCGTTCTGCGCGGCCTCGACTTGACCGTGGACCGCGGCGAGGTCGTCGCCCTGCTCGGCTCCAACGGTTCGGGGAAGTCGACCACGATCCGCACCGTGATCGGCCAGGTGCCCCTGTCCGGGGGCGAGTTGGAACTGTTCGGCACCCCGTTCCCCCGGTTCCGTGACTGGCGCCGCATCGGCTACGTCCCGCAACGATCCACCGCGGCAGCGGGCGTGCCCGCCACCGTGCGGGAGGTCGTCTCCTCCGGCCGTCTCGCCCGTACGAAGCTGCGTCCGCTGGGCCGCGCCGACAAGGCCGCCGTCGGCAGGGCCCTGGAGGTCGTCGGGCTCACGCACCGCGCCAAGGACTCCGTCAACGCGCTCTCCGGGGGGCAGCACCAGCGCGTGCTGATCGCGCGGGCCCTCGCCGCCGAACCCGACCTGCTGATCATGGACGAGCCGATCGCGGGCGTGGACCTGACCGGCCAGGACGTACTGGCGGACGCGCTGCGCGAACAGGTCAGCCGGGGCACGTCCGTACTGCTCGTGCTGCACGAACTCGGGCCCTTCGCACCGCTGATCGACCGCGCGGTGCTGCTGCGCGAGGGCCGGGTCGAACTCGTCGCGAACCCGGACCGCCTCCACGACCTCGCCTGCCATCCGCACGACACCCCGGGCGCGGCAGTGGCCGCCGCCATCCAGACCGGACTGTCCGTGAGCGAGACCGACCCAGGGACCCACGTATGA